One genomic region from Gemmatimonas sp. UBA7669 encodes:
- a CDS encoding 2-dehydropantoate 2-reductase, giving the protein MTQQKQDTTATTAASAPLRVAVVGVGGVGGVFGARLAQAGHDVHFVARGATAEALRTRGLHLDSVDGDLHLPQVAVHESAASVGPVDVVFVAVKATQVAGIAPTLTSLIGDATIVVPLQNGVEAATLLADVLPPPSVIDGLCRVMAMQTAPGHIRHTAVTPVLELGPRAGQTLEPARAATLDKLVAAVKAAGMHPIVPPDMAVAIWEKFLFIEPLGAVCAAAHEAIGPVRETPATRALLDQALEEVLAVGRAMGVTWPERAKADVWARYDALPADGSTSMARDLMGRRPSEFDAQTGAVIRLARRHAVPVPVHDVLYAVLLPAATPAT; this is encoded by the coding sequence ATGACGCAGCAGAAGCAGGACACGACCGCCACCACAGCGGCATCAGCGCCATTGCGTGTGGCGGTCGTGGGAGTCGGCGGGGTAGGCGGCGTGTTTGGCGCGCGCCTCGCGCAGGCGGGTCATGACGTGCACTTCGTGGCGCGTGGCGCGACCGCCGAGGCCCTGCGCACACGCGGGCTGCATCTCGACAGCGTGGACGGTGATCTGCATCTGCCGCAGGTGGCCGTTCACGAGTCCGCCGCATCCGTCGGACCAGTAGACGTGGTGTTCGTGGCCGTCAAAGCCACGCAGGTGGCGGGCATCGCACCAACACTCACGTCACTCATTGGCGACGCCACCATCGTGGTGCCGCTGCAGAATGGCGTGGAAGCGGCCACCCTGCTGGCCGATGTGCTGCCGCCCCCGTCCGTCATTGACGGACTCTGCCGCGTCATGGCCATGCAGACCGCGCCGGGCCACATCCGGCACACGGCCGTCACGCCGGTGCTGGAGCTCGGCCCTCGCGCGGGGCAGACACTCGAGCCGGCGCGTGCCGCCACGCTCGACAAGCTCGTCGCAGCAGTGAAAGCCGCCGGTATGCATCCCATTGTGCCGCCCGACATGGCGGTGGCCATCTGGGAAAAATTCCTCTTCATCGAGCCGTTGGGCGCCGTCTGCGCCGCGGCGCACGAGGCCATTGGTCCGGTGCGCGAAACGCCGGCCACACGCGCCCTGCTCGATCAGGCCCTCGAGGAAGTGCTGGCCGTCGGACGCGCCATGGGCGTGACTTGGCCCGAACGCGCCAAGGCCGACGTCTGGGCGCGCTACGACGCGCTGCCGGCCGACGGGTCCACCTCGATGGCGCGGGACCTCATGGGCCGTCGCCCCAGTGAGTTCGATGCCCAGACGGGGGCGGTCATCCGCCTCGCGCGTCGTCATGCCGTGCCCGTGCCGGTGCATGACGTGCTCTACGCGGTGTTATTGCCCGCGGCCACGCCGGCCACCTGA